The following are encoded in a window of Cucurbita pepo subsp. pepo cultivar mu-cu-16 chromosome LG12, ASM280686v2, whole genome shotgun sequence genomic DNA:
- the LOC111807736 gene encoding uncharacterized protein LOC111807736 isoform X2, producing the protein MDLVKENYGDADDNEDGSPEQSVSQENSEICDEFSEPEVSPRVGDKYQVEVPPLLLKSDMNLFQCCKEAEIQDSRLHEVFVGLPVRVMWISEQARWMERKLCEDTVEKCNRNEVLKVESFEDEQVGNGAKSNIEATEVITGSTIDVALPKETVLVTDTDQKDNTDGGCLVPGVSGEPWSDGEEASFLLGLYIFGKNLVLVKKFVGSKQMGDVLSFYYGRFYRSEKYRRWSECRKARGRKCIFGPRLFKGWRLQELVSRLLPRLAEGNKNALMEVTKAFSDGKSSFEEYVFALKATVGTEAFVEAVGIGNGKQDLTVVSMDPLKSNHVSSLRPEIPIGKACSALTPLEIVNYLTGDFRLSKARSNDLFWEAVWPRLLARGWHSEQPRNVFTAGAKHSLVFLVPGIKKFSRRKLVRGNHYFDSVSDVLGKVALDPGLLELDNNADNGSKSKEENGWTDDSKIDQDDFPSQQRHCYLKPRTPANTDFVKFTVVDTSLANGNASKVRELRSLPLDLLNVSTSRSHFENNDLYSSSESMEESDSEEDRRSSKAETAGTSRAWGRNKKQKVCSNGHYSPSDSTDSPAEVLKEHSCIPSDSTRSQNGIVHEFGQKSRSISKGKPSNVTKKRRRLNTFGSKCTSNISVPTKPKNDACCSKDGPGTSKNVLPGCSPISSHDGNPNDIALNHSRALIDINLSVPLDVKTDKPIITQTREEQPDQTSKEPDHPSVARTSEVPSISDQQHCLNSRRVGSRNRPPTARALEARALGLLDVKQKRKHKDPFLEGNSMMRPPRRARPKVRPENLGISIEKLEIEDRAVVVSSCNSNSNSISEVLSKLET; encoded by the exons ATGGATTTGGTCAAAGAAAATTATGGTGACGCCGATGACAACGAGGATGGATCTCCCGAACAGTCGGTTTCTCAGGAAAATTCTGAAATATGCGATGAGTTTTCAGAACCAGAGGTTTCTCCTCGAGTTGGTGACAAATATCAAGTTGAAGTTCCTCCTCTGTTGTTGAAATCAGATATGAACTTGTTTCAGTGTTGCAAGGAGGCAGAAATTCAGGATAGTAGGCTCCATGAAGTCTTTGTTGGATTGCCCGTTCGGGTAATGTGGATTTCCGAGCAAGCTCGTTGGATGGAACGTAAGCTATGTGAAGATACAGTTGAGAAATGCAACAGAAATGAGGTCTTGAAAGTTGAATCATTTGAAGATGAACAGGTAGGCAATGGTGCAAAGTCGAACATTGAGGCAACGGAAGTAATAACAGGCAGTACAATAGATGTCGCCTTGCCGAAAGAAACCGTTCTTGTGACAGATACAGATCAGAAGGATAATACCGATGGCGGCTGTCTGGTTCCCGGTGTCTCGGGTGAGCCTTGGAGTGATGGAGAAGAGGCGAGTTTCCTTCTTGGTTTATACATATTTGGTAAAAACCTTGTTTTGGTGAAGAAGTTTGTTGGAAGCAAACAGATGGGGGATGTTCTGTCGTTCTACTATGGAAGGTTTTATCGGTCGGAAAAATACCGCCGATGGTCTGAATGTCGGAAAGCTCGAGGCAGAAAGTGTATCTTCGGACCGAGATTGTTTAAAGGTTGGAGACTACAGGAATTGGTATCGCGGTTGCTACCTCGTCTAGCAGAGGGTAACAAGAATGCATTAATGGAG GTCACGAAAGCGTTCAGCGATGGCAAAAGTTCTTTTGAAGAGTATGTGTTTGCTTTGAAGGCTACGGTTGGAACGGAAGCTTTTGTCGAGGCAGTGGGGATCGGTAACGGGAAGCAAGATCTTACAGTAGTTTCGATGGATCCATTAAAATCGAATCACGTTTCGTCTCTCCGCCCCGAGATACCAATTGGGAAAGCATGTTCTGCCCTTACTCCCTTGGAAATTGTCAACTATCTAACAGGTGATTTCAGGTTGAGCAAAGCCCGGTCGAATGATCTCTTTTGGGAAGCTGTTTGGCCCCGTTTGCTTGCTCGGGGATGGCACTCCGAGCAGCCGAGGAATGTTTTTACTGCTGGTGCAAAGCATTCATTGGTCTTTCTCGTCCCGGGTATCAAAAAGTTTTCGAGGAGAAAGCTCGTAAGGGGAAATCACTATTTCGATTCAGTCAGCGACGTCCTTGGTAAAGTCGCTTTGGATCCTGGACTACTTGAGCTTGACAACAATGCCGATAACGGTAGTAAGAGCAAGGAAGAAAATGGGTGGACCGACGACTCGAAAATTGACCAAGACGATTTTCCTTCTCAACAACGCCATTGTTATCTCAAACCGAGAACTCCAGCCAACACCGATTTTGTGAAGTTTACCGTGGTCGACACCAGTCTGGCTAATGGAAATGCCTCAAAAGTCCGAGAACTTAGAAGCTTACCACTTGACTTACTGAATGTTTCTACGTCGAGATCTCATTTCGAAAATAACGACCTATATTCTTCCAGTGAGTCAATGGAGGAGTCTGATTCCGAAGAGGACCGACGTTCTAGCAAGGCCGAAACTGCTGGTACCTCTCGAGCCTGgggaagaaacaagaaacaaaaggtCTGCTCGAATGGACATTATTCTCCATCTGATTCTACTGATTCACCTGCAGAAGTTTTGAAGGAACACAGCTGCATACCATCCGATAGCACGCGATCTCAGAACGGTATTGTGCACGAGTTTGGCCAAAAATCGAGATCGATCAGTAAAGGAAAGCCTTCTAATGTCACCAAAAAACGCAGGAGACTAAACACTTTTGGTTCGAAGTGTACAAGTAATATTTCAGTACCTACCAAACCGAAAAACGATGCCTGCTGCTCTAAAGACGGTCCCGGTACTAGTAAGAACGTCCTGCCTGGATGCAGTCCCATATCTAGCCATGATGGAAACCCAAATGATATCGCTCTCAATCATTCTCGTGCCTTAATAGACATAAACTTGTCTGTTCCTCTCGACGTGAAAACCGACAAACCTATTATAACGCAAACGAGAGAAGAACAACCTGACCAAACAAGCAAGGAACCAGACCATCCCAGTGTAGCTAGAACTTCTGAAGTCCCAAGCATTTCTGATCAGCAACATTGTCTGAATTCAAGGAGAGTCGGTAGTCGAAACCGACCCCCGACAGCTCGAGCACTGGAAGCACGAGCTCTAGGATTGTTGGATGTCAAGCAAAAGCGAAAGCATAAAGATCCATTTCTGGAAGGGAACTCGATGATGAGGCCGCCACGACGTGCTCGTCCAAAGGTAAGACCTGAGAACTTGGGAATTAGCATTGAAAAATTAGAGATTGAAGATAGAGCAGTAGTTGTTAGTTCATGCAACAGTAATAGCAATAGTATTAGTGAGGTGTTATCTAAGCTTGAAACTTAA
- the LOC111807736 gene encoding uncharacterized protein LOC111807736 isoform X1, translating to MDLVKENYGDADDNEDGSPEQSVSQENSEICDEFSEPEVSPRVGDKYQVEVPPLLLKSDMNLFQCCKEAEIQDSRLHEVFVGLPVRVMWISEQARWMERKLCEDTVEKCNRNEVLKVESFEDEQVGNGAKSNIEATEVITGSTIDVALPKETVLVTDTDQKDNTDGGCLVPGVSGEPWSDGEEASFLLGLYIFGKNLVLVKKFVGSKQMGDVLSFYYGRFYRSEKYRRWSECRKARGRKCIFGPRLFKGWRLQELVSRLLPRLAEGNKNALMEVLTMFLFLQSRLFTAFDYSFVFLNESTVSVARFLLHGQVTKAFSDGKSSFEEYVFALKATVGTEAFVEAVGIGNGKQDLTVVSMDPLKSNHVSSLRPEIPIGKACSALTPLEIVNYLTGDFRLSKARSNDLFWEAVWPRLLARGWHSEQPRNVFTAGAKHSLVFLVPGIKKFSRRKLVRGNHYFDSVSDVLGKVALDPGLLELDNNADNGSKSKEENGWTDDSKIDQDDFPSQQRHCYLKPRTPANTDFVKFTVVDTSLANGNASKVRELRSLPLDLLNVSTSRSHFENNDLYSSSESMEESDSEEDRRSSKAETAGTSRAWGRNKKQKVCSNGHYSPSDSTDSPAEVLKEHSCIPSDSTRSQNGIVHEFGQKSRSISKGKPSNVTKKRRRLNTFGSKCTSNISVPTKPKNDACCSKDGPGTSKNVLPGCSPISSHDGNPNDIALNHSRALIDINLSVPLDVKTDKPIITQTREEQPDQTSKEPDHPSVARTSEVPSISDQQHCLNSRRVGSRNRPPTARALEARALGLLDVKQKRKHKDPFLEGNSMMRPPRRARPKVRPENLGISIEKLEIEDRAVVVSSCNSNSNSISEVLSKLET from the coding sequence ATGGATTTGGTCAAAGAAAATTATGGTGACGCCGATGACAACGAGGATGGATCTCCCGAACAGTCGGTTTCTCAGGAAAATTCTGAAATATGCGATGAGTTTTCAGAACCAGAGGTTTCTCCTCGAGTTGGTGACAAATATCAAGTTGAAGTTCCTCCTCTGTTGTTGAAATCAGATATGAACTTGTTTCAGTGTTGCAAGGAGGCAGAAATTCAGGATAGTAGGCTCCATGAAGTCTTTGTTGGATTGCCCGTTCGGGTAATGTGGATTTCCGAGCAAGCTCGTTGGATGGAACGTAAGCTATGTGAAGATACAGTTGAGAAATGCAACAGAAATGAGGTCTTGAAAGTTGAATCATTTGAAGATGAACAGGTAGGCAATGGTGCAAAGTCGAACATTGAGGCAACGGAAGTAATAACAGGCAGTACAATAGATGTCGCCTTGCCGAAAGAAACCGTTCTTGTGACAGATACAGATCAGAAGGATAATACCGATGGCGGCTGTCTGGTTCCCGGTGTCTCGGGTGAGCCTTGGAGTGATGGAGAAGAGGCGAGTTTCCTTCTTGGTTTATACATATTTGGTAAAAACCTTGTTTTGGTGAAGAAGTTTGTTGGAAGCAAACAGATGGGGGATGTTCTGTCGTTCTACTATGGAAGGTTTTATCGGTCGGAAAAATACCGCCGATGGTCTGAATGTCGGAAAGCTCGAGGCAGAAAGTGTATCTTCGGACCGAGATTGTTTAAAGGTTGGAGACTACAGGAATTGGTATCGCGGTTGCTACCTCGTCTAGCAGAGGGTAACAAGAATGCATTAATGGAGGTATTGactatgtttctttttcttcaatcaaGACTGTTTACTGCATTTGATTATTCTTTcgtttttctcaatgaaagtaCGGTTTCTGTTGCACGGTTTCTGTTGCACGGTCAGGTCACGAAAGCGTTCAGCGATGGCAAAAGTTCTTTTGAAGAGTATGTGTTTGCTTTGAAGGCTACGGTTGGAACGGAAGCTTTTGTCGAGGCAGTGGGGATCGGTAACGGGAAGCAAGATCTTACAGTAGTTTCGATGGATCCATTAAAATCGAATCACGTTTCGTCTCTCCGCCCCGAGATACCAATTGGGAAAGCATGTTCTGCCCTTACTCCCTTGGAAATTGTCAACTATCTAACAGGTGATTTCAGGTTGAGCAAAGCCCGGTCGAATGATCTCTTTTGGGAAGCTGTTTGGCCCCGTTTGCTTGCTCGGGGATGGCACTCCGAGCAGCCGAGGAATGTTTTTACTGCTGGTGCAAAGCATTCATTGGTCTTTCTCGTCCCGGGTATCAAAAAGTTTTCGAGGAGAAAGCTCGTAAGGGGAAATCACTATTTCGATTCAGTCAGCGACGTCCTTGGTAAAGTCGCTTTGGATCCTGGACTACTTGAGCTTGACAACAATGCCGATAACGGTAGTAAGAGCAAGGAAGAAAATGGGTGGACCGACGACTCGAAAATTGACCAAGACGATTTTCCTTCTCAACAACGCCATTGTTATCTCAAACCGAGAACTCCAGCCAACACCGATTTTGTGAAGTTTACCGTGGTCGACACCAGTCTGGCTAATGGAAATGCCTCAAAAGTCCGAGAACTTAGAAGCTTACCACTTGACTTACTGAATGTTTCTACGTCGAGATCTCATTTCGAAAATAACGACCTATATTCTTCCAGTGAGTCAATGGAGGAGTCTGATTCCGAAGAGGACCGACGTTCTAGCAAGGCCGAAACTGCTGGTACCTCTCGAGCCTGgggaagaaacaagaaacaaaaggtCTGCTCGAATGGACATTATTCTCCATCTGATTCTACTGATTCACCTGCAGAAGTTTTGAAGGAACACAGCTGCATACCATCCGATAGCACGCGATCTCAGAACGGTATTGTGCACGAGTTTGGCCAAAAATCGAGATCGATCAGTAAAGGAAAGCCTTCTAATGTCACCAAAAAACGCAGGAGACTAAACACTTTTGGTTCGAAGTGTACAAGTAATATTTCAGTACCTACCAAACCGAAAAACGATGCCTGCTGCTCTAAAGACGGTCCCGGTACTAGTAAGAACGTCCTGCCTGGATGCAGTCCCATATCTAGCCATGATGGAAACCCAAATGATATCGCTCTCAATCATTCTCGTGCCTTAATAGACATAAACTTGTCTGTTCCTCTCGACGTGAAAACCGACAAACCTATTATAACGCAAACGAGAGAAGAACAACCTGACCAAACAAGCAAGGAACCAGACCATCCCAGTGTAGCTAGAACTTCTGAAGTCCCAAGCATTTCTGATCAGCAACATTGTCTGAATTCAAGGAGAGTCGGTAGTCGAAACCGACCCCCGACAGCTCGAGCACTGGAAGCACGAGCTCTAGGATTGTTGGATGTCAAGCAAAAGCGAAAGCATAAAGATCCATTTCTGGAAGGGAACTCGATGATGAGGCCGCCACGACGTGCTCGTCCAAAGGTAAGACCTGAGAACTTGGGAATTAGCATTGAAAAATTAGAGATTGAAGATAGAGCAGTAGTTGTTAGTTCATGCAACAGTAATAGCAATAGTATTAGTGAGGTGTTATCTAAGCTTGAAACTTAA
- the LOC111806523 gene encoding uncharacterized protein LOC111806523 has translation MGQAFRRAAGRIKPASSIDSSASSLKMESVVDRKPPPRAVEKARESGALDSGDDLGSNSENVLEERDPQFDAMLSQMAGRIRSKPGGKLEMGEASVVERYDRPMPRLRNTDLKSSKYEDRPAPPGTLNVAQMRHIILLHEGKAEDHDGPMGVNQIAERYNVGVAQIRTILQFLSLPPEDSLRDKKKGSK, from the exons ATGGGACAGGCATTTCGTCGAGCGGCTGGAAGAATAAAACCGGCTTCGAGTATTGACTCCTCTGCCTCTTCGTTGAAAATGGAGAGCGTCGTAGATCGGAAGCCTCCACCGCGTGCGGTCGAGAAGGCTCGGGAGAGCGGCGCGCTTGATTCTG GTGACGACCTGGGAAGTAATTCTGAAAATGTGCTCGAAGAACGAGATCCACAGTTTGATGCCATGCTTAGCCAAATGGCAGGTCGAATTAGATCAAAGCCTGGAGGAAAACTTGAGATGGGGGAG GCTTCTGTGGTGGAGAGGTATGACAGACCAATGCCAAGGCTACGAAATACAGATTTAAAATCGAGTAAATACGAGGATCGCCCAGCCCCACCAGGAACTCTAAACGTAGCACAGATGCGCCACATAATTCTCCTGCATGAAGGGAAGGCTGAAGATCATGATGGGCCAATGGGAGTTAACCAAATTGCTGAAAGGTATAATGTGGGCGTTGCTCAAATACGGACGATTTTGCAGTTTCTGTCTCTGCCTCCAGAGGACAGTCTTCGAGACAAAAAGAAGGGTTCTAAATAA
- the LOC111807802 gene encoding mitochondrial thiamine diphosphate carrier 2-like isoform X1, with protein MVSPPMVEPGQLKRAMIDSTAGAIAGCVSRTVTSPLDVIKIRFQVQLEPITSWALVQRSLSGPSKYTGMVQATKDIFREEGLPGFWRGNVPALLMVMPYTAIQFTVLHRMKTYAAGSSKTEAHIQLNPYLSYISGALAGCAATVGSYPFDLLRTILASQGEPKIYPSMRSAFIDIFQTRGFRGLYAGLSPTLVEIVPYAGLQFGTYDTFRRWTMSWNHRHYPNSGATNRKDGLSSFQLLLCGLAAGTCAKLVCHPLDVVKKRFQIEGLQRHPRYGARVEQDAYRNMIDALRRIMKSEGTAGLYKGIIPSTVKAAPAGAVTFLAFDTISDWLLSISS; from the exons ATGGTTTCTCCGCCGATGGTCGAGCCAGGACAGTTGAAGCGCGCGATGATCGATTCGACGGCTGGCGCAATTGCTGGTTGTGTGTCTCGGACGGTCACGTCTCCTCTCGATGTGATTAAGATCAGGTTTCAG GTTCAACTGGAGCCGATAACTTCATGGGCTTTGGTTCAAAGAAGTTTGTCTGGACCATCAAAGTACACTGGCATGGTCCAAGCAACAAAGGATATTTTCAGGGAGGAAGGCTTACCG GGCTTTTGGCGTGGTAATGTTCCTGCTCTGCTCATGGTTATGCCATATACAGCTATACAATTTACCGTGTTACATAGAATGAAAACATATGCTGCTGGTTCTTCTAAGACAG AAGCCCACATTCAATTGAACCCTTATCTTTCTTATATCAGTGGGGCACTGGCAGGGTGTGCAGCAACTGTTGGATCATATCCATTTGATCTTCTTCGAACGATATTGGCATCACAAGGTGAACCTAAG ATTTATCCATCCATGAGGTCTGCCTTTATTGATATATTCCAAACCCGGGGGTTTCGAGGTCTATACGCTGGATTGTCACCTACACTTGTTGAGATTGTTCCATACGCGGGTCTACAGTTCGGCACCTACGACACATTCAGGCGATGGACTATG TCCTGGAACCACCGCCACTACCCTAATTCTGGAGCAACTAATAGGAAAGATGGCCTTTCAAGCTTTCAACTTTTGCTTTGCGGGTTGGCTGCTGGGACTTGTGCAAAACTTGTTTGCCATCCACTTGATGTGGTTAAGAAAAGATTTCAG ATCGAAGGGCTACAAAGGCATCCGAGATACGGGGCGAGGGTGGAACAAGATGCTTACAGGAACATGATTGATGCTTTACGGAGAATTATGAAAAGCGAAGGAACGGCGGGGCTTTATAAAGGCATCATACCCTCAACGGTTAAGGCAGCCCCTGCTGGCGCTGTCACATTTCTGGCGTTCGACACCATCTCGGACTGGCTTCTTTCTATTTcctcataa
- the LOC111807802 gene encoding mitochondrial thiamine diphosphate carrier 2-like isoform X2 encodes MVQATKDIFREEGLPGFWRGNVPALLMVMPYTAIQFTVLHRMKTYAAGSSKTEAHIQLNPYLSYISGALAGCAATVGSYPFDLLRTILASQGEPKIYPSMRSAFIDIFQTRGFRGLYAGLSPTLVEIVPYAGLQFGTYDTFRRWTMSWNHRHYPNSGATNRKDGLSSFQLLLCGLAAGTCAKLVCHPLDVVKKRFQIEGLQRHPRYGARVEQDAYRNMIDALRRIMKSEGTAGLYKGIIPSTVKAAPAGAVTFLAFDTISDWLLSISS; translated from the exons ATGGTCCAAGCAACAAAGGATATTTTCAGGGAGGAAGGCTTACCG GGCTTTTGGCGTGGTAATGTTCCTGCTCTGCTCATGGTTATGCCATATACAGCTATACAATTTACCGTGTTACATAGAATGAAAACATATGCTGCTGGTTCTTCTAAGACAG AAGCCCACATTCAATTGAACCCTTATCTTTCTTATATCAGTGGGGCACTGGCAGGGTGTGCAGCAACTGTTGGATCATATCCATTTGATCTTCTTCGAACGATATTGGCATCACAAGGTGAACCTAAG ATTTATCCATCCATGAGGTCTGCCTTTATTGATATATTCCAAACCCGGGGGTTTCGAGGTCTATACGCTGGATTGTCACCTACACTTGTTGAGATTGTTCCATACGCGGGTCTACAGTTCGGCACCTACGACACATTCAGGCGATGGACTATG TCCTGGAACCACCGCCACTACCCTAATTCTGGAGCAACTAATAGGAAAGATGGCCTTTCAAGCTTTCAACTTTTGCTTTGCGGGTTGGCTGCTGGGACTTGTGCAAAACTTGTTTGCCATCCACTTGATGTGGTTAAGAAAAGATTTCAG ATCGAAGGGCTACAAAGGCATCCGAGATACGGGGCGAGGGTGGAACAAGATGCTTACAGGAACATGATTGATGCTTTACGGAGAATTATGAAAAGCGAAGGAACGGCGGGGCTTTATAAAGGCATCATACCCTCAACGGTTAAGGCAGCCCCTGCTGGCGCTGTCACATTTCTGGCGTTCGACACCATCTCGGACTGGCTTCTTTCTATTTcctcataa